From the Kazachstania africana CBS 2517 chromosome 12, complete genome genome, the window AAAATCTTCGTAATCTAAATGGATTTCAAAGTTAACTTTTAGTTGTTCTATTGATTCATTTTCCTTGTCAAACACTGCTTTACATCTGGATAGCAAATTTGAATACGTAGTGATCaggaaaattttatcttcgATTGCGCTAGAATGGATTAACAAAAATTCAGATTCTCTGAAGTTTTGTAGTATGTTATTTTGAAGGTCTGATTTTTTATCTGTGAATATGGTGAGCTCGATAACATTTTGTAAGAAGAAtaatgtaaaattttttattgataaatctAGGAGATGTAAAAATGAGGattgaaattcaatgaaattcttTTCTAGTCTGATAAATGTTTGATTTTCTATCATAAACTGATTTATTTGAGTGCCAAAAAACTTCTTTAGAAATGCTATTTTACCAATTGGAACAttagatatttttttgtaataaaGGGAATCCTTCATTAAATTACATTTCTCTTGTAGCAAGTATTTGGTTctcaaaagatttgaataaattttacTTGTCAGAATTAACTGTGGATTTGCCTCTGTATTTAGGGATAATACTTGCGGTACAAAACAATTTGTCTTATGATGGCTCTTGAGAAAATGCAGATTTGATGGATCCATGAAGTAAGGTAGCAGAGAAATTGAGTCTAAATCTACGTAGTCTAAGATGACATTATCGTGGTGTCTAACTAAATCTGCGGTAGCCAGCGCTTGTTGTTGGGCTTTGGCAACATTGGTGGCAGTACCGTATAGGTAGAACAAAAGTCCATTTTTGATCCCAGATTGCTTCATTACCACAATATCgatattgaattctttgcagatttcatcaaatatgTCCTTAtaattgttcaaaatattatcaaattcagtATCCACTGGTAACGGTACATGGAACGTAGATGTTACAATGGGATCATAATCCGTGCTTCCTGTTACACCAGTCACGATGATATGGTTCTTTTTAACAGAAACACTAAGATTATTTGTATCACTTGGAATACTGTAAATTGCAGTGGCACATTTATTCAAGGCCTCTTCTGCCTCAGTCGATCCTAACTGCTGTACTAATTGAGAACTTGGCTTTTTCCACAAGTTGTTGGTACCAAAGACAATTGAGGGATTTCCACCATATTCAAGGAATATATTAGTCTCAAATGGAGACAAAACAATTATGCTTTCTTCCAAAGTCATTATCGATCGAGGATTCAATTATAGGGAAGCAGATACGTTCGAGATCTATCACAAAAGTATCAGGAACGCCTAAACTAACCAGTTTCAAATATACTACTAGTTTCGAGATCAGcaacaaaaatgaaaaaaagtattaTGTGATTGTTTAtctttttctgttttaGCCAAGACCTTCCTAAAACAGACCTTTACCTAGTTTGTCCATATCCAATTTCCTATTTCGGaaaaacatatatatacaagcGACTGCTTACGCGTGTGGAGCCCCTCAGCCCTGTAAGCTAGGCATCAGtgtcaataatgaaatttcagCATCAAAGCCGTTCATAATAGCATTGTTTAAAAGTCTAGGTCAGTGTGTGGCTGGTTGCGCGAGTCTGTCCTGACTGCCCATGCTAGTTTGTCCCATCTTTACACTGTCGAATCACACCATGAAGTCGTACTAACCAAGGACATCTGATCACAGCGAAAACGATAACATCAATGCATTCTTCCCTACTTCCGTGCCCATATGATATCCGTTTACTATCGTAGTGTTCCATTCTCTGCCAACGCGACAGATTTGCCCCATGATGAAGACTCGCGATAAATGCGACAGTCGAAGGTATCAACTGCAATCGTGCATAGTATTGTGCTACCCAACCTGAACTCCTGAGCACTCCTTAATGCACCAACTCTTCTTGTGAAATGGTTGGCTGGCATTGCAAGCCTCTTGGAAAATCCCATTGAGCGATTCTTTTGAGCGGCGGAGCGAAGTCCCCATCGAGGATCTGCGTCACACTCTCGACTTAAGAATAAAGTATTAGCTTTGAGTGTGGCATATTTGCAAATCATCGAACCAATATGACTATATGATGGATGATTTGTGATGGTTAACGGCTGTTTCAACAAATAATCTTGTCGATAGAGCACAAGGACTTACTCTGGAAATCTGATGTTAATGTTGATTTTAGGAAATATGAACAGcttatataaatacaaaGCTTGCATTATAGAGATCAGGACTCTATAGAAATGGTTTTTAAGTCTAGCaagtaatatatatatatactaagAAAGATGTCATCTCGTACCGATGGAAAAAGTGGTCGTTCAAGGCCAAGATTTAACATTAACGAGTCCACTTCAGAAGTTTCCTCCGCACGTAATGCAGAAACTCCTCAAAATAATCCACCTTTAGAGGAAGTTCCAGACAAAGATTTCGATTGTGAAATGCAAGATTATCGCCCAACACCTTTTACACATACTTCGAGACCATCGACATATTTTGTTCATGAGTACGCCGCCGGTGATGCCGGATTTCCTATTCAAGAGGTTCAGCCAAACACAAATATTGCCATTGAGTCTAACCTCAAACGTACTGGAAGCAGTTTCTTAAGAAACAGACATCGTGCTGGTTTAAAATCCAATTCGAGAATCTCATCTATTttaaatatgaataatGGGGGTTTCTCATCTGCTGTTAGATTACAAAGCTTCCATGATTTAGGCTCACCACTAAGAATGGGTACACCTCATTCAGAAGTAGCATCTTCTACTGCATTCCCAGATGAGTTCACCTCTTCTGTCACAGATCCAAATGAGTTACCTATCATCGTGAAACCAAAGGTTTTATACCAAAATCCTTTCACATCAACTGTTTTGCCATCTACTTATCAGCCAATTAACCAATGGTCAGCTTTAAAGAATGcatatttgaaagaattcCTTGCAGAATGGTTCGGTACCATGATTATGCTATTCTTTACTGGTGCCGTTGTGACACAAGTTAATTTGGGTAGACAATCTCAAATGAATCTATATCAAGCTGCAATGGCAGAAGTCGCGGAGGCAGGCGGTGTTGATGATGCTACGATGAAAATGTTTGATGCTATCAAGCTTTTAGTAACTCCAACGACTGCGGGTACATTCGATGACGTTGCATTCGGGTGGGCAGCTGGTGTTATGATTGCTTGGTTTGCAGCTGGTGGTAGTGCTATATCAGGTGCTCATTTGAACCCTTCAATAACCGTGGCAAGTTTTATATACAAAGGTTTCCCTCTAAAGAAAGTTCCTGTGTACATCTTGGGTCAGTATATTGGTGCATTCTTTGGCACGCTATTGGCATTCGGTTACTATCGTAAATCAGTCAGTGAAGAATTTCCAGACTACAGAAGTAGCGAAAGTGTTGCCAGTTTCTATTTTGTTTATCCAAAACCATACTTAACAAGATCAAGGCAATTTGTATCAGAATTGATATGTACAGGGTTATTACAAATCGGTGTCTTTGCCCTAACAGATCCATATACTTCATTGACTAACTACATCTTCCCTATCGCTAACTGGATTTTAATCTACGTCATTATGGCCTCTAGTTCTTACCAAACAGGTTGTGCTATGAACGGTGCGCGTGATATGGGACCACGTCTTGCATTATACGCATATGGGTTCCATCACGATATTATCTGGCAGACGCACAGACATTTTGCATGGGTACCACAGGTGGCTCCGATTATAGGGTCATTGTTGGGTGGGTTCCTATATGATGTATTCATTTATCAAGGTCACGAATCCACAGTCAATTGGCCATTGGCTACGCATAAAGCTGTATTGAGAAATACATTTATGACATTATTTAGTAGGACGCCAGAACAACTCAGAAGGAAGGAGcataaaaaattgcaaaGAACAAATACCAGTTCTGATGAGTCTTCCAtggaagagaagaaaaacaatGATGACGCTAAGACGGTTAGATTTGAGCATAACAAAGCTGAAGAAGCTGTAAATATACCACCTGCAGTAACTGAATAAGTACAATCACCTgaatttacaaataaaGCACGCTGAACCGATACAGTTTTACATTTTATGCAATGTGATaattaaaagaagaaaaaaattaatgaatgCAATGATAGTATTaaagaatataatattttatagtACATAGCTAATACTTTTTAGGACGTAAAGGGTAATGACATGTGGAAAATTGCGGAGCTACATGCTGTCAGATCCTgaagaacttgaaaaatcgTCATCTAGAGCGATAATTTGGTCATTTTTTGGATCTTGAATGTATCCAGGGAATTCTTTAAAGCTGAGCTCTTTTAAAGGAGAACCATGGGGACGGTCCATCCTTTTGGTGTTTGGTGAGCTTGTATGTAgattttccttttcattagAGGAGGATACGACATGAGTGTGCTGACTCAATGTTGTAATTTTGTCATTAGAAGACTCTTCGAAGAATTCGAATTTTAGCTGTGAGAGAACGTTCTGTTTGATAGGACTGCCACTAATTGAAGCCTTTCTCGGCGACTTATTGACTTTCTTCGGACTACTTCTACTAGAAGTAGAGTTATTTCGCCTTATAGGAGACAGAGACGAGGATTTGGATGGAGAATAGCGACTATTCAGTTTAGGTGTTTGATGAACACTGCTACTTTCACTggtattgatatttttgctTGATAGGACCGATCTTCTTCTAACTGGAGAACGCATGCCGACTATATTATTGGTATGCTGTTCAAGAGACTAGAAATGACAATGCCACAAGCCAGCCATCTGAAAACCAGCCATCTATAAGCTCTATATATATGCTTCCTTCACCAATTCTACTCCTCGAGCAATCCGGAAATACCCATTCTTTCTTAGTTACGCGAAACACGAAACAGATGCATCGCGACTCGAAAGTTTCGTGTAGCAGCGTTAGCTAAAATTGGTGCAGCACGCCTGACGTGGATGGTTTAGGAGCTGCGTCTCGTCGTGAGAGCAGTGGACGACGGTGGGAGCTTGCAGGAGGTTCTTTGGGGGGGAGTCAGACACGATTTGTGGCAGAAGATTTCTCGATTGGGCGTTGTAATTGGTTTCTTTCGTGGGAAGCAGCGTAGCAGGAGCTGCCTTTGCTGCACTCACGGGGACTGAGGGTTCAGGTCTTCGAGCAGGTAAGGTGAGGGTCGAAATGATTGGTGATATGCGTTTGTGAATCAAACCTGAGGTTAGCGTTTGGTATCCGGGTAATGATATGCGTCCAAGTTCAAAGAGTTACAACAGAGTAAAGTAGTATTTTGAGAACAGGACGGAGTGATAGTACGATTGAAGACCGGTTGAAGAGGGCTGTTAGTGGTTTGGAAGATGGATGTTCTAGCAAGTATTGAAGCATTAGCTGAGCAGCATGCTATGGGCCCACAGGAAGAAGAGAGAGAGTTGTCAATTGACGAGGAATACAAGTTATGGAAGTCAAATGTGCCATTAATGTACGATTTTGTCAGTGAAACAAAACTGACTTGGCCTTCTTTGACTGTGGAATGGTTGCCCCACGATCCTCAGGCTCCATTGACTCAACAGGAGATGATTATAGGTACACACACTTCGGACCAAGAACCAAACTATGTGAAGATCGCCTCTATTGAGTTACCCAATGAAGTCATCGATCCACATAATGTGTCAGATGCACCTGTTAAATCAAATGTCAGGATTACAAAGAAGTTCAAACTTGAGAAGGAGATAACTAGGTCTAGGTATATGGTCCAGGATCCAAATATAATCTCTACTATAGACGGTAACGGGACAGTGTCGATTTTTGACAGAAATTCCAGTGATAGTCCTGTGAAGACGTATTCTTATCATAAAGATAATGGGTATGGTTTATCCTTCAACCCAATATCAAAAGGTCAGCTTTTGTCAGCTGCTGATGACGGTTATATTGCCATGTACGATATTAATGCCGAATCAGAAGATCCCGTGGAGACGTGGCAAAGTACTGATAATTGTATAATAAATGATATCAAATGGCATCATTTTGATGCTACTTTGTTTGGTACTgtttcagaagaaaaaaatactcTCTCCATATATGATCTTAGAACGAAAGATAAAGTCACTTCTATTGAAATGGAACAaccattcaattctttggCATTCTCAAAACATTCCAAGAATTTATTCTCCGCTGCTGGTACTGATCAAAACGTATATTTGTACGATCTAAGAAATACAAGAAAGACATTGCATTCAATGTCAGGCCACGAGGGGCCAGTCACGAATTTAGAATTCCACGACTCCGTTGACGGTATCTTGGTATCAAGTTCGGAAGATAGACGTATTATTATCTGGGATTTAATGGAAATTGGGAGTGAACAAGTTAATGAAGATGCTCAGGATGCGACTCCagaattgatgatgatacaCGCAGGTCACAGAAGTTCAGTcaatgatttttctttgaatagTTCAATCCCTTGGTTAATTGCAAGTACGgaagaggaaaatattatccaaGTTTGGAAAAGTTCCAGTAGGTTGCCGAGAATTAGTAACTCAAAGCCTTTCATTAATTACGACTTAATTAATTGATTGTTTATATTATGTGTGTATATCATttaaaaaaggaaattagAATATCACATCATTTTGTACTCTTTTTGGAGGACAGCCAATTGTAGAAATCGATGAAGATATTAGAACCAAATTTGCTATCTTTCAAAACCCATTTCTTTGTTGTTTCTGAATAAATGTCAACTATCTTTCCGTAAGCTTCCTCTTTATCATTAGATACCAATAATAGTAACTTGCTTAGAAAGATCGATGTACTCGAACACAGAGAGTAAAAAGTAGGCTGATATTGACCAGGTTTTGAAGTAAGAAGGGTTTCATGAACTGAGGTCATGTGATCGAAAACTTGTTCTGCAGTAATCTCTTCCATATTCTTGGTCTTGAGCTTATAGACTTTTGTCTTTAACAATTTGGATATCTTGTCGGCTAGCGATTTATCCAAAGTTTGCTGAACACATTTCATCATCGGttcaataaaaagaatGGCATATTTTGCTGGAAGTTCGGAATCTTCCGCGTGTTTAATGTAAATTGATAGCAAATCAAATACTCTGTGCTTGAAAGCAATAACACTTTCACGCGATTCTTTTACTTCGATTTTTCTCTGATTACCGGTTGAGACACTGGATAATGCTTCCTTCCTAcgtttgaaaatttctgcCAATTGATCATCTAGTTCCATCATTTTCTCATCGTCTAGggattcttcatcagaagaAATATCAGAGCCATCACTTAAATCATCAAAGTTAACttcaccattttcattgatgatATCATCTGGAAGATTCAAAGCCTTTGCTAATGCACTAGTTGCTTCTTTGTCTATCTTAGCGATAGCTTCATTGCCACCTTCAGCACCTTCATCGTCCTCATCgccttcttcatcatcctcatcgTCACTGCTactttcatcatcactttcattttcctctttgtattcgttttcttcttcgtcatcttccTCATACTCATcagcattttcaaatagCTCAGCAAAGCCTTGCTTATTCTCTCTCGCTGGCAACACATCTAAGAGTAAATTCAATACATCTTCATCTATTTCTGAAACAAATTGTTCCCATACGAGTAaactcaattttttcaaaactgcTTTTTTTTGAGCTAATAAggataataaaatttctgttATACCTACCattgttcttttttcttcaacatcCCTGCTAGCATTGTAGAACGTAATTAATTCCTCGATGGTGGCAACAGAATCAGCATCACCAGAGTATAATTGCAACAAGCAcattgataataatgattctAATCCCCGTTCTCCACTACTGGtagttttttcattttttgagGCTATTCCCTTTATTACCTTGATGGCATTGTCTCTAACAGTTTTCAAGTCGTCATccattttatttattaaacTGTTTGGATTTTCATTCTCTCTGTCGATAATTTCTAAAAGTGTATAGTATTGCCATGAGTGTAGTTGTTTGTTGGTGGTGGTTGTTAATTCGCTCAATACTGAAAACAATCTCTCCTTGGCCAATTCATCTACTTGGTTATCACTTTCATCTTCCTTTTTAGCAATGTCAGTTTGAGCAAAGAAGGCTAAGCGTACCAGTGGAGCGATAGCATGTTTAATGATTAGTTCAGTTTCAGTACTACCAGTACAACTGTCAAAAATATCTTGTTTGTGACTCCGTACAATATGTAACAGAGAATCCAAGATGAATTGAgttttcttgaaatcttcaGACGTTCCTACTTTGATTTGCGATGTTAGCatatcaaataattgaagaagTGTGTGTAGTGTTAACCCCGTGATAGATATAAGTTTTGACACAGTTTTGGATTTTGTTAATTTATCGAAGTTGGTAGAACCATTAGTTGCAAATAAGATAGAGTGAATTACCGGAATAAGCTTGGTTGAAGGAGACTCCTCACAGGCCTTGACGATCGTATTCATTACTCTCGTGGATATTTTGTGTAATAAACGGCTAGCGTCGCTGGATTGGTTAATTAATGATctcatgaaattttgactGAAACAAGTTTCGCTATGAAGTGGATTTTGAACAATACTGATTGCTCTCTCGAAAATAGAGAATCCCAggtattttctttcactAGATGCcttttcattgaagaatGATTCATCTACAGTCATTTGCCAAAATTCAGGGAATCGGATGTAAGTATTAGTCTCTGGTcctttatttttctttcttctcttacTCATATGTTTTTCATCTGAATTACTTTCGATAGTTGACACAGTTGGCAATAATATATCCCAAACGAAATGCAGTCTTGGTTGCCAGTTGGCAGACATCACCTCgacttttttctcttcgCTTGCTAATGAAGATTCTCGCAACACTTGAGTTAATCGTGGTAGATTACCTCTTGCCAAAGGATCGTTTAGTTTCCATGACGAGTTTTTCAGCACTagtaattttattttatcattgaattccTTGCCTTTTTCAGGACCCTTGTGTAATAATAGGAGATAAATGGCTAAACCTTCATTCGTTAAGGTAAACTTGTGATCATCCAGTAATCCTAATACGatcttgataaattcaaaatcagcAAATGGTAATAGTTTTTCGACTGTCTGAAATAATGTAAATAAGCAAGGTTCTCtaatccaattttttctggATGCCAAATCAAGTAGCTCTACCATGAATCTTTCACAAAAATTAGAGGCTACCTTCTTGTTAGGTAGGAAAGTCTTGCTAAATAGAGGTTCGTTCAATAGGGCCTTTAAACCAAACATTTTCCCGAATAATAAACCACGCTCATCTTTCCCcttcattttcttattGTTTTGTTTATTACCTGCGTCGATAGACAATGTTTCTGATAAAATAGTCAAATATTGATCAATATTAGATAGACTATCGAGTTCAACACCTTTACCGGCTAAATCAATCGCTAAATTGATGACTTCTGTGAGGCACAATGAAAACCCTAAACGGGCACCGGTCCTATCAGATGAAAGACCCTTTATCAACCTTCCTAAAACGTAGTTC encodes:
- the KAFR0L00290 gene encoding uncharacterized protein (similar to Saccharomyces cerevisiae YLL032C; ancestral locus Anc_4.26) → MTLEESIIVLSPFETNIFLEYGGNPSIVFGTNNLWKKPSSQLVQQLGSTEAEEALNKCATAIYSIPSDTNNLSVSVKKNHIIVTGVTGSTDYDPIVTSTFHVPLPVDTEFDNILNNYKDIFDEICKEFNIDIVVMKQSGIKNGLLFYLYGTATNVAKAQQQALATADLVRHHDNVILDYVDLDSISLLPYFMDPSNLHFLKSHHKTNCFVPQVLSLNTEANPQLILTSKIYSNLLRTKYLLQEKCNLMKDSLYYKKISNVPIGKIAFLKKFFGTQINQFMIENQTFIRLEKNFIEFQSSFLHLLDLSIKNFTLFFLQNVIELTIFTDKKSDLQNNILQNFRESEFLLIHSSAIEDKIFLITTYSNLLSRCKAVFDKENESIEQLKVNFEIHLDYEDFISGKKNGKLTRIIETSNSIIELSNSNDTLMTISLINETFEDFSISLKKLIDELPAEVSFFIAEVYHRPIIGTGGSIIQTIMRKNNVFIQFSNSYSLPQDKLYLERYDNVIIRCPNKNKGNIKFAKEELLKLVENFQFLQNSSKLALTSNKFNNIILNNGNLMNLIQLEKKFNVFIKFPKTFHSDRENIMQINGNDNNVINMVTNTILQDEKLWIREVSLKLSSNFKKFIEADSNLILFYNEVINPLETAFNGSFVTLDKLQSMITVSYIDDEILDEKIVKLIGSYLNNNGITVSR
- the KAFR0L00300 gene encoding MIP/aquaporin family protein — translated: MSSRTDGKSGRSRPRFNINESTSEVSSARNAETPQNNPPLEEVPDKDFDCEMQDYRPTPFTHTSRPSTYFVHEYAAGDAGFPIQEVQPNTNIAIESNLKRTGSSFLRNRHRAGLKSNSRISSILNMNNGGFSSAVRLQSFHDLGSPLRMGTPHSEVASSTAFPDEFTSSVTDPNELPIIVKPKVLYQNPFTSTVLPSTYQPINQWSALKNAYLKEFLAEWFGTMIMLFFTGAVVTQVNLGRQSQMNLYQAAMAEVAEAGGVDDATMKMFDAIKLLVTPTTAGTFDDVAFGWAAGVMIAWFAAGGSAISGAHLNPSITVASFIYKGFPLKKVPVYILGQYIGAFFGTLLAFGYYRKSVSEEFPDYRSSESVASFYFVYPKPYLTRSRQFVSELICTGLLQIGVFALTDPYTSLTNYIFPIANWILIYVIMASSSYQTGCAMNGARDMGPRLALYAYGFHHDIIWQTHRHFAWVPQVAPIIGSLLGGFLYDVFIYQGHESTVNWPLATHKAVLRNTFMTLFSRTPEQLRRKEHKKLQRTNTSSDESSMEEKKNNDDAKTVRFEHNKAEEAVNIPPAVTE
- the ACM1 gene encoding Acm1p (similar to Saccharomyces cerevisiae ACM1 (YPL267W); ancestral locus Anc_6.2), whose protein sequence is MRSPVRRRSVLSSKNINTSESSSVHQTPKLNSRYSPSKSSSLSPIRRNNSTSSRSSPKKVNKSPRKASISGSPIKQNVLSQLKFEFFEESSNDKITTLSQHTHVVSSSNEKENLHTSSPNTKRMDRPHGSPLKELSFKEFPGYIQDPKNDQIIALDDDFSSSSGSDSM
- the HAT2 gene encoding Hat2p (similar to Saccharomyces cerevisiae HAT2 (YEL056W); ancestral locus Anc_6.9), with the translated sequence MGPQEEERELSIDEEYKLWKSNVPLMYDFVSETKLTWPSLTVEWLPHDPQAPLTQQEMIIGTHTSDQEPNYVKIASIELPNEVIDPHNVSDAPVKSNVRITKKFKLEKEITRSRYMVQDPNIISTIDGNGTVSIFDRNSSDSPVKTYSYHKDNGYGLSFNPISKGQLLSAADDGYIAMYDINAESEDPVETWQSTDNCIINDIKWHHFDATLFGTVSEEKNTLSIYDLRTKDKVTSIEMEQPFNSLAFSKHSKNLFSAAGTDQNVYLYDLRNTRKTLHSMSGHEGPVTNLEFHDSVDGILVSSSEDRRIIIWDLMEIGSEQVNEDAQDATPELMMIHAGHRSSVNDFSLNSSIPWLIASTEEENIIQVWKSSSRLPRISNSKPFINYDLIN
- the POL5 gene encoding DNA-directed DNA polymerase (similar to Saccharomyces cerevisiae POL5 (YEL055C); ancestral locus Anc_6.7), which translates into the protein MEGMSGKVNRDLFYKLASELGEERLQAAVSIIQELSALKLPDHTEEWNYVLGRLIKGLSSDRTGARLGFSLCLTEVINLAIDLAGKGVELDSLSNIDQYLTILSETLSIDAGNKQNNKKMKGKDERGLLFGKMFGLKALLNEPLFSKTFLPNKKVASNFCERFMVELLDLASRKNWIREPCLFTLFQTVEKLLPFADFEFIKIVLGLLDDHKFTLTNEGLAIYLLLLHKGPEKGKEFNDKIKLLVLKNSSWKLNDPLARGNLPRLTQVLRESSLASEEKKVEVMSANWQPRLHFVWDILLPTVSTIESNSDEKHMSKRRKKNKGPETNTYIRFPEFWQMTVDESFFNEKASSERKYLGFSIFERAISIVQNPLHSETCFSQNFMRSLINQSSDASRLLHKISTRVMNTIVKACEESPSTKLIPVIHSILFATNGSTNFDKLTKSKTVSKLISITGLTLHTLLQLFDMLTSQIKVGTSEDFKKTQFILDSLLHIVRSHKQDIFDSCTGSTETELIIKHAIAPLVRLAFFAQTDIAKKEDESDNQVDELAKERLFSVLSELTTTTNKQLHSWQYYTLLEIIDRENENPNSLINKMDDDLKTVRDNAIKVIKGIASKNEKTTSSGERGLESLLSMCLLQLYSGDADSVATIEELITFYNASRDVEEKRTMVGITEILLSLLAQKKAVLKKLSLLVWEQFVSEIDEDVLNLLLDVLPARENKQGFAELFENADEYEEDDEEENEYKEENESDDESSSDDEDDEEGDEDDEGAEGGNEAIAKIDKEATSALAKALNLPDDIINENGEVNFDDLSDGSDISSDEESLDDEKMMELDDQLAEIFKRRKEALSSVSTGNQRKIEVKESRESVIAFKHRVFDLLSIYIKHAEDSELPAKYAILFIEPMMKCVQQTLDKSLADKISKLLKTKVYKLKTKNMEEITAEQVFDHMTSVHETLLTSKPGQYQPTFYSLCSSTSIFLSKLLLLVSNDKEEAYGKIVDIYSETTKKWVLKDSKFGSNIFIDFYNWLSSKKSTK